AGGCGGCAGGTCCGGTCTCATGAAGGGTCGCCCTGACGGGCGGCCCTTTTTGTCGTTCCCCGGGAGCCGACATCCGGCCGCCGGCCGCGCGCCGGAGGGCGCCCCGGCACGGATGTTTCGGCGAACCTGATATCCTTCGCCAACCGCCCGCCTCTGCCACACATCCCCCATCTGATCCGAGGGAGCGCCACCGCTTCCGCGCCTGGAACGCGCGCCGGCGAGCGCGCTCGCAATCCCGCGCGGCGACCGGCTGGGGCCGAAGTGCTGTAGGACGAGTATGCTGACCAACAATACCGCATCGAAGGTTTTCGGCGGGGCCGACGCCGCCGGCTCGACCGTGCGCGAACGGCGCGATGGCCCGAGCGACGGGATCGGGTCGGCCCTACCGCGCCTCCGGTCGGTCGCCACGCCGAACGGCGACGCCCAGACCGCTGATGCCGCCGCCCGGACACGGCCGTTGCCGCTCCGCGAGCTGCGCGAGCCGGTGCAGGAACCGGCCGACCGGCCGTCCGACTACGATCCGTCGCTGTGGGACGCGTCCGCCGCCGAGCTCTCCATCGCGCCCGCCGGGCCCGCCCCGCACACCGCGGCGCCCGTCGCGCTTCTCCCTGCCCCCGTGCCGCCGGCGGACGACCTCGAAGGCGTCTACGTCGAGTTCGCCTTCGCCGACGAGGACGCCGCGCCGGCGCCGGCGCCCTCGCAGAGCCCAGGCGTGAAGTACGGCCGCCGCAGGACGGACAGGGTCGGCACCGCGCCTGTGTACGCGGACGCCAAGGACGCCGCTGCGGAGGTCCGCTGCACGGGTTCGGCCTTCGCCAACGCGCTGCTGACCGAGGTCACGACCCTCTCGGGAGACGCTCCGGCAAAGGTCGGCACCACCATCGACACCGGGGCCGAGACCGCGGCGCCGGCCATTGTCACCGGACAGGCGGCACGCAGCGCGCAGCGCTCCTACCGGTTCTGACGCCTTCCCGGAGGCGCCGGGCGACGCGCCGGGCGACATTCCCTCGCCGGACGTCGCGGCACCGGTCCGAGGCAGGCGGCTCACCCGGCAAACCGGAATTTGCGAAAGCTGAAAGTGCGGCGGAAGTGCGGATTTCCTCGCTCCGCGGCAGTCCCGCGCCGGGGTTCGCGCGTTAAGTGGCCGAAGCCGGTTCGGCGGGTCGATCCGGCACCTGTTCCCCCATGTACGCCATGACGGCGTGCCCGGTCCGCTCCGTGTTCGGAGTCATCCCTTGCCGCCGCGCACCGTACCGCGCGTCAGGCAGCCTCATGTGTATCGAGTAGAGGACGCCAAGCGATGAGACGCTCTCATCCCGACGGCCCGGTCCTGGCCCTCCTCCCGGCCAACGACAACGGCGCCCCCATCGTCGCCGATCTCCCCACGCCGCTCGCACGGCGGGGCACGCGGCTCTGCGGCACGGCGATCGCGCTGCCGCCCGGCGCGCTCGACGAGCTGCGCAACCTCAACGCCCATCGCATCCGCTACGCCGAGGCGCTGCAACGCCTCGCCGCGGACCGCGAGGCGTTCCGGGAGTTGCTGGCCGAGTTCCGGTAGGCGGCGGCAGGGGCGAGCCGAACCGGACGGACCGACGAGGGATCAGGACGCAGAAGGATCACGGTTATGACGACCATCCACGCCAACAGCGCCGCGCTGACGGCCCTTCGCGAAGTCAATTCGATCAACAGGCAGATCGCCGCCAGTACCGAGCGGGTCTCGACCGGCAACCGCATCAACAGCGCCAGGGACGGCGCCGCACTCTGGGCCATCGCGGCGACGATCCAGAGCGACATCTCGCTGTCGGACACCCTCATCGACCAGCTGGCCGTCGCAGAGGCCGCGTTCGACGCCGCGTCCGCGGGGCTGTCGTCCGCATCCGACACGCTCCAGGACATCCGCGACAACCTCGTCCTCGCCCGCGCGAACGGGGCCGACCGCGTCACCATCCAGAGCGAGATCGACGGGCTCCAGGCCACGCTCCGGTCGACGGCGGCGGACGCCAACATCGGCGATGTCGAGATCCTCAGCCAGTCCGCGTCGGCGAGCTACAATCCGGTGAAGTCGTTCGTCGCCAACGTCAGCCGCTCGGGCGGTTCCGTCACCGTCACCGACTTCGAGATCGACGTCCGCGGCGTGGCGCTCGTCAACGACAACGCCGACGAGGGCATCCTCGACGCCTCGCGCACCGAGAACGCAACCACCGATACCGTGCTCGACTTCGACATTTCCGGGCTGACGGACTCGGCGGCGGACATCCAGACGATCGACGACCTCATCGCCATCGTCGACGCGGCCATGGGCGAGGTCACGGACGCCGGAGCGACCGTCGGCGCGATGGTCAACCAGGTGCAGTCCCACGCCGCCATGGTGGAGACGATCGCGACGGCGCGCGAGCAGGCCTACGCCTCCCTCGTCGAAGTGGACCTCGAGGAGGAGGCCGCGTTGCAGGAGGCGCTTCTCGTGCGGCAGCAGCTCGCCATCGAGGCGCTCGCGATCTCCAACTCCTCGCTGTCCACGATCCTGCGCCTCTTCGAATAGGCGCGGCCCCTGGACATGCTGACCGGTGGGAAATGCGGACCCGCGGCCACGTCCCGGCAAGGACGTGGCCCTATGGCATTCAGGCTCGCACCGGCATGCGCGGTCCCGCTTCCCGGGCCGGGGCGCGACCGGTACCCCGAAAAATCGAAAAGCTGACACACCACAAGGTTCGTGCCAGCGACGCGGCGTAGACGATTAAGCGTAGCAGGTTGGACGAACACGGCATCCCCCACTCGAACGCGCCGGTGCTCTCCAAAGGCATGAGGCCGCCCTGAACAAGCCGACCGTCGGCATGTCTTTCTCAAGTGCCACAAGGAAAGACGATGACGAGCCTTCTCACCAATACCGCGGCGATGGTCGCGCTTCAGACGCTCAACAGCATCAACTCCTCGCTCAACGAGGCGAACAACCGTGTGTCGACGGGCCTGCGGATCCGGCAGGCCGCGGACTCGGCCGCCTACTGGGCGATCGCGACGACCACCGACTCCGACAACGGCGCGCTCAGCACCGTCAAGGACGCGCTCGCCATCGGCAAGTCGACCCTCGACGTCGCCTATAGCGGCCTCGACAACATCCGGGACTCGCTCCAGAAGCTCAAGGAGCTCCTGGTCTCGGCCCGCCAGCCGGGCGTCAACCGCGCCAACGTCCAGGTCGAAATCGACGGCCTCATCACCGACATGGTGAACAAGGCCGGCGCCTCGGTGATCAACGAGCAGAACTTCCTCTCCGTCGACACCGACGACGCGGCCTACAACTCCACCAAGGCCGTCGTCGCATCGTTCGAGCGTGCCGCGTCGGGCATCGCCCTCTCGACCATCGACCTCGACATCACCAACGTCATCCTGGTCGACGCGGACAGCTCCAACGACGGCCACAACGGCATCCTCGACCGCGACCGCTCCGGTTCCGGCATCGCCCAGGTGACCGACAGCGGCGGCGCCACCCACGACGGCATCATGGCGCTGATGTCCTACGAGGCGGCCGGCCCGGTCGACGTCGCCCCCATCGGCGACCTGACGGATTCGGCGGCGGACCTCACCATCCTGGAAGGCTTCATCCAGGGCGTCGACGAGACGCTGGTGGACGTCATCACCGCTCAGAACGCCGTCGGCGTGAACCTTGCCCGTGCCGAGAGCCAGCTCGTCTTCGTCGACGCGCTGATGGACGCCAACAAGCGCGCGGTCGGTGCCCTCGTCGATGCCAACATGGAAGAAGAGTCCACCAAGCTACGTGCCCTCCAGACCCAGCAGCAGCTTTCCGTCGAGTCGCTCTCCATCGCCAACGCCTCGGCCCAGAACGTCCTCGCCCTCTTCCGCTAAACGGACCGGCCCGGGCCGGTCGAGCCGCGCTCCCGCCCGGGGCGCGGCAGAACCGGCGCCGGCAGTCCGCCACCGCTGAGCTCAGCGCTCCCGGGCGCGAGCCGCAAGGCCGGGCCCAGCGTCATGCGATAGGCCTTGCGATGCAGCAGGTTGGTTCCACGCCGCCGTGCATCCGGTCGTGCGTTCCCAAAGGTATGAGGCCGCCCTGCAAGCCGATCGTCGGCATGTCTTTCTCACGTAGTCAAAGGAAAGACGATGACGAGCCTTCTCACAAACACCGCGGCCATGGTCGCGCTCCAGACGCTCAAC
This genomic window from Acuticoccus sediminis contains:
- a CDS encoding flagellin, whose amino-acid sequence is MTTIHANSAALTALREVNSINRQIAASTERVSTGNRINSARDGAALWAIAATIQSDISLSDTLIDQLAVAEAAFDAASAGLSSASDTLQDIRDNLVLARANGADRVTIQSEIDGLQATLRSTAADANIGDVEILSQSASASYNPVKSFVANVSRSGGSVTVTDFEIDVRGVALVNDNADEGILDASRTENATTDTVLDFDISGLTDSAADIQTIDDLIAIVDAAMGEVTDAGATVGAMVNQVQSHAAMVETIATAREQAYASLVEVDLEEEAALQEALLVRQQLAIEALAISNSSLSTILRLFE
- a CDS encoding flagellin produces the protein MTSLLTNTAAMVALQTLNSINSSLNEANNRVSTGLRIRQAADSAAYWAIATTTDSDNGALSTVKDALAIGKSTLDVAYSGLDNIRDSLQKLKELLVSARQPGVNRANVQVEIDGLITDMVNKAGASVINEQNFLSVDTDDAAYNSTKAVVASFERAASGIALSTIDLDITNVILVDADSSNDGHNGILDRDRSGSGIAQVTDSGGATHDGIMALMSYEAAGPVDVAPIGDLTDSAADLTILEGFIQGVDETLVDVITAQNAVGVNLARAESQLVFVDALMDANKRAVGALVDANMEEESTKLRALQTQQQLSVESLSIANASAQNVLALFR